The Puniceicoccus vermicola genomic sequence TTCACCTCGGAGAGGATCCTGAAATTCCCGGAGTCGCGGTGAAGCGGATTCCCCGGATCCCCGGAATCAAGAAAGTCGGGATTGGGTTTTCTCCCGCCAAGCTCATCGCCGATGGTTTTCTTTTTCTGAAGCTCGGCTGGATGCTCATGCGTGAAAAATACGATGCCGTTCACGCTGTCGAAGAGTCCGTCTTTCTCGCTTGGATCTGGCGTGAGTTCATTCCGTATCGCCTCGTTTATGACATGGACTCCTGCATGTCGGATCAGATCGTGGAGAAATGGCCTCAGGCGAGTTCCCTCGGGAGTTTCCTGCGGGGTAGTGAGCAGTTTGTCATGCGGCGAGTCGATCACATCCTTCCCGTGTGTCCCGCCTTGGCCGAGACCTGTCGCGAGTTGGCCTCGCAGACTCCGCGTTCTGTTTTGCACGACGTCCCGCCGCCGAAGTCGGGCCATCAGCCCGCCGATCTCGTGAATCTACGCCAGCTGGTCGGCAGTGATGGACCCATCGCCCTCTACGTCGGAAACTTTGAAGGTTATCAAGGAGTGGATTTGCTACTCGCCGCGATGGAGCGGGTCGATCCAGTGTCCCCGTTGCGCCTCGTCCTGATCGGAGGAGGGGAGAGCACAGGGAGTATTCGCAGGCGCATCGAGACGACCTCACTCAAGGGTCGAGTGCTCCTCCCTGGACCTCAGCCGCTGGACCATTTGCCCTTTCTCCTTGAGCAGGCGGATATT encodes the following:
- a CDS encoding glycosyltransferase, which encodes MSQSLSILLIAPHPFFAERGTPIAVREAAMLLSEAGHKVTILTFHLGEDPEIPGVAVKRIPRIPGIKKVGIGFSPAKLIADGFLFLKLGWMLMREKYDAVHAVEESVFLAWIWREFIPYRLVYDMDSCMSDQIVEKWPQASSLGSFLRGSEQFVMRRVDHILPVCPALAETCRELASQTPRSVLHDVPPPKSGHQPADLVNLRQLVGSDGPIALYVGNFEGYQGVDLLLAAMERVDPVSPLRLVLIGGGESTGSIRRRIETTSLKGRVLLPGPQPLDHLPFLLEQADILASPRSRGVNTPMKVYAYLQSGRAMVATRILSHTQVMSEEHACLADPTPAGLAEGLETLANDPALRDRLGQSAKALSETRFSRNALGEQIFKAYETEPGIDC